The sequence AATCTTATGGAGAAACACGTTTTATACAGTGGATATCATACAAAATGTTCGAGCTAGAGAATGGGATGACGATCATAGATAAAGTAAAAATGAGAAAATATATTGATGAGACAATACTGAACGATACAGGCACAGCAATGTACTACAATACCTTTCCTATTGTCCAGCAAAACATACTGAAGATAATAGCCAAAGAAGACGGTAGTGATCTATATAGCAAATATGTGCTTGACAAGTATGATATCAAAAAAGGTTCTTTGCAAAGTGGTATTGAAAGGCTGGTTAATGCAGGGGAGATTTTTAAATCAGGAGATAAATACATTTTTGAGAATATTGAACTTGGAATGTGGTTAAAACTCGTATAGTAGTATATACAATCGAAGGAAATTGTAGATTGGTTGTGGTTTTAAATAGTATTTTTTATTGTAGCTTAGTGGGACTTTTTGGATGACGGGATGAATAAATTTGTTCAGCAGGATAAGGTTTAGGATGAGAGTTTCTTTATTGAAATAAAAACCTTAGAATCTAACATAGAAAATGACAGACGAGAAATCCTTATAAAGTTATATATTTTATAAGGTTTTAGAATTATAGATAAAATTATAATACGATACATCTTTAATCATTGCAAAAAGTTGATCATCCCATCATTGACACTGTTTATTGCATTACCGTTACTGTTAAAAAAGGGAATGGACCAGTATGAGTATATCGATCATACTAACCGTGATTGCATACTATCTGATATTTCTGATGCTTCAGAAAATCGGGATAAAAACTCTGATCATGGTTTTTTAATTTCCACGGAAATGTGCACCAGTTCTTTGTGAATAGAAAGCTCTTTTTTAATATCGTCTATCTCAATATTATCATTTGAATTTAGTGTTAATATACAGCCGAATTTCCCTTTTCCTACTCGCCAAACATGCAAATCCTCGATGAGAATATTTTGTTGTAAAGCGTTGATCACTTCTATTACTTCTTCTACAATCGGTGCATCCATTTCTGCATCTAGAAGAATCTTTCCCGACTGCTTTATCAGGCTGACAGCCCAGACGAACACCAGAACAGAACCGACAATCCCCATCATCGGGTCAAGCCAGGAGAAGCCATAGATCATCCCTCCTGTAAGTGCAATGATCGCCAAAACAGATGTAAGGGCATCGGCCAGTACATGCAGATATGCTGCCTTTAGATTCATATCATGGTGATGATGCCCGTGTTCATGAGTATGGTGATGATCGTGGCCATGATTGTGATGATGATCGTCTTTAAGTAGCCATGCACAGATAAGATTAACGATAAGTCCTACGATGGCAATTGTAATGGCCTCTTTATAGGCTATGCTTACTGGATTGAAAATCCTTTCAACCGAGTGAAATACCATAAAAAATGCAACGACTAAAAGCAGAATCGCACTGGTATATCCACCTAGAACCTCCATCTTATAGGTTCCGAAATTAAATCTGAAATCATTGGCATATTTGCTTGCCATTACATAAGCCATGTACGCCATTCCAAGAGCAAGGACATGTGAACTCATATGCCAGCCATCGGCAAGCAGTGCCATGGAGTTATAGTAATATCCACCGAATATTTCAACAATCATCGTCACAAAAGTCAGAAGTGTCGCATAAAGCGTATTCTTTTTTGCAATAGGGTTGGATGTGTCAAAATGGTGCGAGTGTGAAATTTCCTTTAATGATTCAATGGTATTCATTTAAATCCTCTTTAAAATATTTTTTGATACTATACCCCAGTATACCTTATCAAATCATAAAGGCAATAAGATGGCACATTTGATCGCAAACAAAGAGAAATTGATCTTAAGGATAAAAAAGATCAAAGGGCAATTAAACAGTATAGAAAAAGCTTTGGAAGCAGAAAATGACTGCTTTAAAGTGTTGCAGCAAATTAGTGCAAGTAGAGGTGCTATACAATCACTAATGAGTGAAGTTTTAGATGGTCACATCAAAGAGCATTTAGGTAGTCATGTAAGCGATGAACAAAGAGAACAAGAAATTGAAAATCTGACAACACTACTCAAAACATATTTAAAGTAATTTGTATAAAAAAAATAAGGATTATACTTGATTGAAAAACTGAAAAAATGGGCAAGCTATCTGAAACATTACCTGTATGCCCTATATTTGGCATATCATCACAAAGATGTTCCAATAGTTGCTAAAATAATAGCGGTAATAGTGGTTTCATATGCCCTAAGCCCAATAGATTTGATT is a genomic window of Sulfurovum sp. XGS-02 containing:
- the dmeF gene encoding CDF family Co(II)/Ni(II) efflux transporter DmeF; its protein translation is MNTIESLKEISHSHHFDTSNPIAKKNTLYATLLTFVTMIVEIFGGYYYNSMALLADGWHMSSHVLALGMAYMAYVMASKYANDFRFNFGTYKMEVLGGYTSAILLLVVAFFMVFHSVERIFNPVSIAYKEAITIAIVGLIVNLICAWLLKDDHHHNHGHDHHHTHEHGHHHHDMNLKAAYLHVLADALTSVLAIIALTGGMIYGFSWLDPMMGIVGSVLVFVWAVSLIKQSGKILLDAEMDAPIVEEVIEVINALQQNILIEDLHVWRVGKGKFGCILTLNSNDNIEIDDIKKELSIHKELVHISVEIKKP
- a CDS encoding metal/formaldehyde-sensitive transcriptional repressor, coding for MAHLIANKEKLILRIKKIKGQLNSIEKALEAENDCFKVLQQISASRGAIQSLMSEVLDGHIKEHLGSHVSDEQREQEIENLTTLLKTYLK